Proteins encoded within one genomic window of Candidatus Desulfarcum epimagneticum:
- a CDS encoding SAM-dependent methyltransferase, type 11, whose protein sequence is MRRSWAEAPSICPLCGEAAGLFFEDNRRIYLRCGRCRLIFVPRRHWMAPEDERAVYDLHENDPRDSGYRRFLSRLTGPLLERLPPRQAGLDFGCGPGPTLSAMLEEKGHTVDLYDPFYQNHPEVFEKQYDFICATEVAEHLRDPGADFTRLFAMLKPGGWLAVMTRPARDLQAFSQWHYIRDMTHICFYCLETFQYMAGRFHAGLEFRAPDVALFRKNVPGNHQNRLT, encoded by the coding sequence GTGAGGCGCTCATGGGCGGAGGCGCCTTCAATCTGCCCCTTGTGCGGCGAGGCCGCAGGTCTTTTTTTTGAGGACAATCGGCGAATTTACCTGCGCTGCGGCCGCTGCCGGCTGATTTTTGTGCCCAGGCGCCACTGGATGGCCCCGGAAGATGAGCGGGCCGTGTATGATCTGCATGAAAATGACCCCCGGGATTCCGGGTATCGCCGATTTCTGTCCCGATTGACCGGGCCCCTTCTGGAGAGACTGCCCCCGCGCCAGGCGGGATTGGATTTTGGATGCGGCCCGGGCCCGACCCTGTCGGCAATGCTGGAGGAAAAGGGCCACACGGTGGACCTGTACGATCCCTTTTATCAGAACCATCCGGAGGTATTTGAAAAACAGTATGATTTCATATGCGCCACTGAAGTGGCGGAGCATCTTCGTGATCCCGGCGCGGATTTTACGAGGTTGTTCGCCATGCTGAAACCAGGGGGATGGCTGGCCGTGATGACCCGGCCGGCCCGGGATCTCCAGGCGTTTTCCCAATGGCATTACATCCGGGACATGACCCATATCTGCTTTTACTGTCTTGAAACCTTTCAATACATGGCCGGACGCTTTCATGCCGGGCTTGAGTTCCGGGCTCCGGATGTGGCGCTGTTTCGGAAAAATGTCCCGGGAAATCATCAAAACCGGCTAACCTGA
- a CDS encoding conserved hypothetical protein (Evidence 4 : Unknown function but conserved in other organisms) → MDKPERSMRKVVDACADCDCCRHIMDTSCFFFPEMYRLWDRERETGEKIAPAELRRLADLCHYCALCPCPNIREDIIMAKTLFIQRDGLDPRIRILEDVERVGKVCGAFPRISNFLLQSRTAGNGLKKAAGIHPKRKIPVFPKENFPEWARQRGLHEKSPGENKNKVAYFAGCTARRLFPDAAKAAVGVWERNRVEVWYPEQNCCGMPGMLEGDRELTLKFARRTIHHLAEAAADGYDIVCSCPTCGYMLKNAILGGAYYSKAYQDRVGGDERRIKIPEKSPPNWTAGAAPDIPPECRGGFGGLHKTRETAGALNGALKEARFQTLDRVIYGKILKDDGYFSVIDPLKRIQVAQNTYDLGEYLMEMRLAGRLLEEWGPVSGKMFYYPPCHLREQGIGAPYAGLLASVPGISLEHVPSALNCCGIAGIMGFKRDFHQASTQMGARLMAKIKRLNPDRIITDCLSCRLQFNQMTSYPVCHPIEILYQSYRNNQEAI, encoded by the coding sequence TTGGACAAACCGGAGCGTTCGATGAGAAAGGTGGTGGACGCCTGCGCCGATTGCGATTGCTGCCGCCACATCATGGACACGAGCTGCTTTTTCTTCCCCGAGATGTACCGGCTGTGGGACCGGGAGCGGGAGACCGGGGAGAAAATCGCCCCCGCGGAGCTTCGGCGTCTGGCGGACCTGTGCCATTACTGCGCGCTGTGCCCGTGCCCCAATATCCGCGAAGACATCATCATGGCCAAAACCCTTTTTATACAAAGGGATGGCCTTGACCCGCGCATTCGAATCCTTGAGGATGTCGAGCGGGTGGGCAAAGTATGCGGGGCTTTTCCCCGTATTTCCAACTTTTTGCTCCAGAGCCGAACCGCCGGAAACGGGCTGAAAAAGGCCGCGGGCATCCATCCGAAACGAAAAATCCCGGTTTTCCCCAAAGAAAATTTTCCGGAATGGGCCAGACAGCGGGGCCTTCATGAGAAATCCCCCGGGGAAAACAAAAACAAAGTGGCCTATTTTGCCGGCTGCACGGCCAGGCGCCTGTTCCCGGACGCGGCCAAAGCCGCTGTGGGCGTGTGGGAGAGAAACCGCGTCGAGGTGTGGTATCCCGAGCAAAACTGCTGCGGCATGCCCGGCATGCTGGAGGGCGACCGGGAACTCACCTTGAAGTTCGCCCGCCGAACCATCCATCATCTCGCCGAGGCGGCGGCGGACGGCTATGACATTGTCTGCTCCTGCCCCACCTGCGGGTATATGCTCAAAAACGCGATTTTGGGGGGCGCGTATTATTCCAAGGCATACCAGGACAGGGTGGGCGGCGACGAGCGGCGCATCAAAATTCCGGAGAAATCCCCGCCGAATTGGACGGCCGGCGCGGCGCCCGACATCCCGCCCGAATGCCGGGGCGGATTCGGCGGGCTTCACAAGACCCGGGAGACGGCGGGCGCCCTGAATGGCGCTTTGAAAGAGGCGCGGTTTCAGACGCTGGACCGGGTCATTTATGGAAAAATTCTGAAAGACGACGGGTACTTTTCCGTCATTGATCCGCTGAAACGAATCCAGGTGGCCCAAAATACCTATGATCTCGGGGAATATTTGATGGAGATGCGGCTCGCCGGCCGGCTGCTGGAAGAGTGGGGGCCGGTTTCCGGAAAGATGTTTTATTACCCGCCCTGCCACTTGCGGGAGCAGGGAATCGGCGCGCCATACGCGGGGCTTCTGGCCTCCGTCCCGGGAATCTCGCTGGAGCATGTCCCCAGCGCCCTCAACTGTTGCGGCATCGCGGGGATCATGGGCTTTAAACGCGATTTTCATCAGGCCTCGACTCAAATGGGCGCCCGTCTGATGGCCAAAATCAAACGCCTGAATCCCGACCGAATCATCACCGACTGCCTGAGCTGCCGGCTTCAGTTTAACCAGATGACGTCATACCCGGTTTGCCATCCCATTGAAATTTTATATCAATCTTACCGGAATAACCAGGAGGCCATATGA
- a CDS encoding Cation transporter — protein sequence MSGCCENGCGMEALQESQRGVLKIVLVINAVMFIVIVIASQYARSSALFADSLDNLGDALTYGLSLFAVSGGIIRKAKVALFKGVLILAAACGVAVQIVYRLMVSSAPIFELMGAFSLISLAANLACLFLLWRHRHEDINMNSVWECSRNDIATNLSVFAAAGLVWLTDSGWPDIVVALGLLWLLLRSSRRVISSAMKELRGAA from the coding sequence ATGAGTGGATGCTGTGAAAATGGTTGTGGTATGGAGGCTCTTCAAGAGTCTCAGCGCGGGGTTCTGAAGATCGTTCTGGTGATTAACGCCGTGATGTTTATTGTCATTGTCATCGCGTCACAATATGCCAGGTCATCCGCGCTTTTTGCCGACAGTCTTGATAATCTGGGCGACGCGCTGACCTACGGCCTGAGTTTGTTTGCGGTTTCCGGCGGCATCATCAGGAAAGCGAAGGTGGCGCTTTTTAAGGGCGTGTTGATTTTAGCGGCCGCCTGCGGCGTGGCGGTTCAGATCGTGTACAGGCTGATGGTTTCAAGCGCCCCGATCTTTGAGCTTATGGGCGCCTTCAGCCTGATCAGCCTTGCCGCCAATCTGGCGTGTCTTTTCCTTCTCTGGCGGCATCGCCATGAAGACATCAACATGAATTCGGTCTGGGAGTGCTCCCGAAACGACATCGCCACGAATCTCTCGGTTTTTGCCGCGGCGGGTCTGGTATGGCTGACCGATTCCGGATGGCCGGACATTGTGGTGGCCCTGGGGCTTTTGTGGCTGCTTTTGAGGTCGTCCCGCCGGGTGATCTCTTCCGCAATGAAAGAGCTTCGCGGGGCCGCGTGA